ATCTTCATGAAATGTTTCTCATAAGGATAAATCTCTTGTAGGTAACCCACCAATATTGCTTCTAAAAAGGATTTTACACAAACTACTTGGTCTCGAACCATTGATAATCAACTCATAAGAACTGGGTTtagtttggtggtggtggtagatTGTGGTTCGGTGGTTGGTTTAGTTGggtggtttttttgttttcttggtttGGTGGTGTTTCAATGGCAGTAGTGATAGCTGGCTTTTGGCAATTGGATTGAGTTTTGGTGGTAGGTGGTGGTAggtggtggttggtggtggtgggatTATTAGATTTGGTGGTGATTGGAGGCTATGTTGGTCTgatgatgagagagagagagaggaagagaggaagaaAGGAAGGGAGatgggagagaagagagagaattgagttgtttattttatttgatggtgtagtttatattattttaatgagttgtatgtaaaaatagaaactgaaaTGTTAGCTGAGTTGTAAAAtaggatggtaaaatagataaagttgGTTTTGggagtgtaaaatagatatttttgtATATCCCtagatgtgaatgctcttagttCATGATGTATGCTTAGGTTTAGGATTAGGGCTTTTACAATAACatctttatttaaatatgacCTATCAACACATAATAGAGGCCGGTCCACAAGCCGAGATGTCTTGGCTACCTAGCACCTTCCTAAGCCATATCCTAACTCCAAACCAAAATCTGATATGCAAATCTATGCATATAAGTGGTCCAAAAGactcaattttgtttttaaacctAAACCAGGTGACGACTCTAAAATCTCCACCTTTAGTCCATTTGATTGAGGCGTACATAATATGGGGGGCAAGAACCACGTTAGTGCGAGATAGTGCACTCATAGTGAGCTATCATTTAATTATTACCATGCTGCCTGCAAAACAAAGCCAAGGTACCATTTTATCACTATATTTTGAGGTGCCACATTAGCACCGTCCTCATCAAAGATCATGTATATGTACATGAAATCATAAAATGAGAATTTCTATCTACAATAtggattaaattattaatttagaCCCTCAACTATTTGTTAAAATCAATTTAGCCCCTTAACTAtttattgtgtcaatttagtcccttaactttcaaattcaaatcaattTCATCCTTTAACTCccctttaaatttaaatttcaacaaaaatatgttgttgaaattatttgattttaaaaattttacattttccATAATAACCTTTTTAAGATCTCTTCCATTTGTCACTGTAGCTAATTTCATTAAAGTTTAAATGAGGGGAAGATTGAAAGAGGAAATTGTCCTGATTTAGAAAGGGTGAGGGATAAAACTAACACAATAAATTGTtcagaaatgttttttttagaacaattattcgggaatttttttttttttttttttttgagaatcaaattgTTCGGGAATTAAATTGATATAATTAATAGTTAAGGTATAAAATTCACATTAAGCCAATAGTTGAAggaacaaattattaatttaactTATAATATCCTATACTAGTTGTGTTAAATTGacattcttttcttcttatttttcaactctTTTTACCAAATAAAAACACCTAATATTTTCATTGCAACTAACAAAAGAGTCTTCACAACActataattatattaataattaaactaatCCTATTCTACATGAAACTATATTACCAAAATTTCAGGATGTTTAAATTATCATTTCTCATaatattcaataaataaaattcctattttagattattttagtAATCAACAATGAGTAATGTTACAaccacaaaatattttacaaaatttttataaactattaatgtggccaacttcttattggtttttatctaGGTTCACCATTAAGATCATTTTTTTCATCTGCCAATAACCACTCATCATATCAACcctttgtaaaaaattttgtaaaacaGTTTGTATTTCTAGCATTACTCATCTACgatgtatatttatatattttagacTCATTTTAGTAATCTACAATAATTtactgttttgaaaaaaaaaattaaaatttggctTCCATCAAatatcttaaaaggaaaaaggaaaaaaatgatattaccATGTAGGATACCATTATATTAGCTGAGTTTTGTTAAGAGTTTTAGAGAGAAACCACtttaataacattttcataacacttttataataaatcttaggtggtaggttgttacaggtttttaatttaaatctaccactgaaattactttcttACCAACCAGTAATAACCTGTAACAACTTACCagctaagatttgttgtaaaatattgtgaaagtagCATACTCATAGTTTTATGGTTGGTATTGCTTGATCTCCTCTAATGAAAATCTCTGAGTCATAACTCTTAGTATATGcgaaaaaaggaaagaaatcaaggcaaaatatttattatgattttggtttaccttcaataaatttttaactgGACATCTCctattgttttaaatatataatggcaaaTGATAATGGGTTTTAATCTCCaccttttatttataattaaaacaaaaaaaattccaattaaaaaagtacCGGAAGTAAGTCAAActcgtttattatttattaactaTATTGACCaattttgataatatttctttatatGGAAACAAACTCTAGCAGGCTCTACATTTAGCGAATCCTAAGAGCATTCCCATTAGGTTCTCTATAAAAATGCCAACTtgacaaataaaaaacactagtttattattttaacacatcattttATAATTCACCGTACATCACATCTTCTATTATttaattctatacattaaaataatttatacatatattaaaaaaaccaacaatatataaaaatacaaaataaatataaaaaaaaacccaccacccccACCACAGACTACAGCCCACCCCCGCTACTAGCACCTATCAACGCCTCACATCCCACCCCACCACCAACTCACACCAAAACCACCACATCAGAACACcacaaaaacacccaaaatcaaacccacCACATCAGAACATCATAACTAGAACAAAATCCATTGTCAatcttttattgaaaaaataaaaacagaaacaagaaaaacaacCCAAGCAGTCGCATCCCACACACCCACCCACTGCCGCCAccaacccacccacccaccaccCGCTGACCCATCCATCAGGACCCATGCATCGAAACCCACCCATAGGCTGACCCACCTAACACCGAATTCCCACATCAGAACCTACCACCACTGATTCGCCCATCACCATCGCAacccacccacaggccaaccCACCCACCACTAAATCTGCCCATCgcaacccaccaccactgatCCACCCATCACCATCTAAACCCGCCCACTACAGGACCCACCCATCAAAtcactgcaaaaaaaaaaaaaaaaaaaaaaaaaaaaaaacccacggcAACAAAGATCGACATTAGGTCAAAGAGGTGGCACAGTGAGGCTAAGAGGAAGAGACAAAAGCAACGAgagtgagaagaaaaaagagtgaaTGAAGAAAAGAGGAGAGGCTGATAGGAATGTCTGAGGAAGAGATtgatgagagaggagagagaaaagagaataaataataataaaactttcaTCATTTCTGTCCGAACGCTTTCATTTTTGAGATTGTACTGTTCACTCATGCCAAATATTTTGGCATTTAGAACACCTAATGtgagtgatttttttgtgtttggtgtgccaaatgccaaatatttggcatttgacataTCTGATAGGAATACTCTAACAAAAAATCTTTATGGAAAAAATGCTAGAACCCGATATCCTaccaaaaagagaaatatttaaGTTCCTAAAAACTTTATAaggaaaatatgaaattttaagattttaagagaattctttataatttattgtttatattttaaaaacataaagtataaaaatattattcatttgTAATTTATCAAATGCTTAAATTGCTACCAAAGAGTTGTTCATTTATCATGATGTACTgaatttatcttcttcttaataaagttacaagtttctaataaaaataaaataaaaaagagtttttcattTCTGCTTGTTTTGACTTTAACATTTTCCAGAAAATGAATCATTctctaaaaaacattttttagaaaaccaTCTCATTTTATCTTTGGTAGCAACCTtaaatttagttaaaaatcaATCGTTTGACTCCCCTTATATAGCTTGGCTTGAAATAGAATTATTTTccacttttgaaatcaattctATTTACATTTGACTTCCTTTATTTAGCTAGAGTGGGGTAGGATTCTTTTCCACTATACAAGATATAGTTTTTTAGAAGTGAAAACAACTCTATGTATGTTTGACTTCCCTTATTTAGTATGgcgtgagatagagttgttttttaCGGTGTGAaataaagtttttcaaaaatggaaaacaactctatctcatgaAAAGCTTAATAAGGGAAGTCAAgagatagttttcctttaagcctatttttttaaagctaCCAAAcgcaaaaaaaaacaaaaaaaaaaacaaaacaaaacaaaacaaaaaagaaacgcAAAAAACTATGGCAAAGCAAATTTATCTCATGCTAAACTAAGGATCCGTTTAATTGGAGAGATGGAAAaatgggaggatggaaaatggtgggaagatagaaaagtgggagggtagaaaagtttttaatttccctcctttttgtttggttgggaatCAAAAAGTGTagggatggaaaaaatgaatttgtataaatttactcgtatactcttattaaaaaaacgatgtccaattaaaacaaaaatgtgacaaacaaccaaaaaaatacaatcacccaaatttattaaaaaataaaaatcatgtcctgaaaaaaaaatcacgtcaaaagttgaaaagaagaagaaggaagaggcAACATTTAGtggaaaacaaaatgaaaaagaagaaagaatgataacaaaaaacaaacatctATTATAATtggaattgaaaaataaaaataaaaggggaGCAAAGTACAGGCCCATGTGCAACTTGCACATGAGCATTTTTGTCATTCGCAATCAAATTTTTCTCATCAAGTTTTCTCCACATTTTAGGGAGAAAATTTTTGATGGGCCTGGGAAGAAAACACTTGAGTCCCACCATCATTATCTCCTCTccccctcccaaccaaacaccctCCAAAAGGTTTTTcctcctcattttctctcatttttttccatccttcctaaaatctactctaccaaacacaacctaaataAGGGAAATCAAGGGACAAATTTTCTCTGATTTGTTTTCCACTAATActaccaaaaatagaaaaatacgaagaaaaaaaaactataaaagggAATCATCATCTTCAGTACTTCACCATCAAGACATAAACATCATGGAATTGTTCTGTCTTTCCTCACAATGGCTTCCAACCATCTTTCTTGTACTCTTTCCCATCCTCTCTTTGTCAATACttctaaaacaaagaaaagtcAAGAAAGAAACCAACCTTCCCCCAGGCCCTTCGAAGCTTCCCATCATTGGCAACCTCCACCAAGTTGGAAAACTCAACCATATATCCCTATGGAAATTGTCTCAAAAATATGGCCCTGCCATGTTCCTACAACTCGGCCGAATCCCAACTCTTGTCATCTCATCTTCACAAATGGCGAAAGAGTTGTTAAAAACCCATGACACTGAATGTTGCACCAGGCCTCTCTCAATTGCCCAAGAGAAGCTCACTTACAATTACTTAACCCTGGCATTTTGTCCCTACAATGATTCTTggaaaaacatgcaaaaggttTTTAGGATGGAGCTTCTCTCTAAAACCAGGGTGCAATCCTTTGAGTACAAAAGGAAAGCCAACATTGCTGAATTGATTAACTATATCACTCAGGCTTCGCCAAATCCAATTGAGCTCAGCGAGAAGGCACTCTCTTTGACCTACTCAGTTATTTGTCAAATTGCATTCAATAAAAACTACGATGAAATTGAGGGAAGTAAATTTAAAGCCTTCGTTCAAGAATCGATGGAACTATTTGGCACGGTTGCGACCTCCGACATTATTCCATGGTTTGGGGGGATTGTGGATGCATTAACTGGGCTTCCACGACGAATTGAGTATTGCCATCGtagatttgattctttttttgaaaagttgatTGAGGAACATCTAGATCCAACCAAGAAGAAGTCAGAGCAGGACGTTATTGATGTTATGCTAAGTTTGTCAAATGATGAAAAAGCTCAATTTAATCCCACAAAAGAACACATCAAAGCAGTTCTCATGGTAAGCCTTGGCTCTTGTTtcccacttttttttcccttttatggAATGCTATCATCAACCAAACGTTTAATAGGATTTAGGCCACTTAAaagggtttttaattttcataaatcttaTTTAGAGAATTACGATAcactttttttgtgtgtgtcaTACCTATCTAATCTAAATTGTTAACATTGAGTATTAtgttatttgatatatattcaataataatatattaataattaaaattaggtACTCCagtatactaaaaaaaaatgtgtaccACAATGAACATTCGAGTTGTATTTTAAACATGACCTCTTTCCAAAGGTAAAGACATGAAATTCAATCCCTCAAAGTGAGAGTGAGATTTATATGGTTAGAGTTTATTTCACATTTCAAAATGCATGTTTGTCAAGATCCAATCCTGATTGTTGATTTACCATCAGATTGGCATTCTAATACTAACATGAAGCACATAATTAACTTGTatgaatttttatctttaacAACAATACGAGCAAATATAAGTGGCTACACTAATTATGTTAGTACATTCTAATATTCCCATAATTGTTTCTATAGGGATTTATAGAAATGAGATATTATACACAGGAAAATAATCAAAGAGCTAAAAcaacttaaaagttaaaataataattattactattatataatCTCCCTAAATTAGTTATATAATAATTTGGTTAGGTGAAAAATATGTGACAAATCTTGTTGTTATGTTAGCATTAATGGACTTCCACATAGGAAAAGGTTTTTCTCCAAACAAATTTGGAGATGAACCCTTCAATCTTCTCTTACAtcttttcaatatatatgaattttgaaaattttactgttggattgcatgtttcttatgttcttaacacacattccaatttttttaaaataagatattatttactatccgataaataaatttatattttatgcatatttttagATCACACAAACTTGAAACTTAAACAGTTtgttgatgacataactattgattttttattttcttaaaagtttgcaagcatgaaggatataataagaacatgcaatccaatggttagattctaaaattcacatctaataataaataaataaataatatatatatatatatatatatagaaagagtTTGAAAAGTTTCTCACCAAAACTTGTTTGGAGAGAAACATTTTCTCTCGAAACTAGTTTGGTGCTAGTCAGTTCCAAATGTTTGCTTTTGAGTAGACACCTATGAGTGCATTTGAACTTATAAGAGTTAAACTCTTTTGTAATAGTACTTTGGGTTAAgtaatatgtgtgtgtttaacagttagtttgtttctcaaaaaaaaaacatattaaacatAAACATGATTGGggaaaacaacacaaaaaattaaacagtTTGTCTGTATCACCTACGATTCCAAAAGCTTAGTAACTTTCTagcttattctttttatttcccAAAGTGTACACACAAGTTGCATGTTCCACGCAAAGCTAATTTAGAATATACTGTTTTCATGTGTGTATATGTAGGACATTGTTCTCGGTGGAGTAGACACAAGTGCTATTACAATTACGTGGGTAATGACAGAGCTTGTTAGGAATCCAAGAGTAATGAAAAAAGTCCAGGCGGAAATCAGAAGCTATATTGGAACGAAACCGTATGTGGATGAAAGTGAGTTAGAAAATCTTCAATACCTAAAAATGGTGCTAAAGGAGACTTTTAGGTTGCACCCTCCACTGGCACTTTTGATTCCTCTTGAGGCAATTTCACATTTTAAGATCGGTGGTTATGATATTAACCCAAAAACAAGAATTATGATTAATGTTTATGCTATTGGGAGAGACCCAAAATCTTGGAAGAATCCAAATGAGTTTTATCCTGAGAGGTTTGAGGACAATGCCATTGATTTTAGGGGTCAAAATTTTGAACTCCTACCATTTGGGTCCGGCAGGAGGATGTGTCCGGGCATTAATATGGCATTCACCGTAGTTATGGTAACATTGGCAAACCTATTGTACCGTTTTGATTGGAAACTACCAAACGGGATGAAGAGAGAAGAAGTAAGCGTGGAAGAGGGTATTGGCCTTACCATTTATAAGAAGTTACCTCTTTACCTTGTGCCTGTTATTTATGATTTTGAAAAGACATTGGACCAATGAAGTTCTGGGAttaagattgaatttatttttattttttgggccCCATGTATGTAACTTCATGTATTCAATCATAAAATATATGATGGAACCTAACATTGTCAACAATAAAAGAATTTTGGCAATAATAAGAGATTTTTaaatgctctgtttgtttcggtATTAACGTTTTCTGAAAAATAGTCTATTGTGGAAAtagaattttttagaaaactatctcatttttttcGGTGTTTGGTGTAGATACCGCATTTTGTACCTCTTACAACTTGGACCCCTGTTCCCCAATAATGCGCAAACTCTAAAGCCCAATGCCAGTATAGAGCCCAATTAGACATTAAATTGAATTGAGGAGTGTAAAAACgaaaaatataaccttttaaataaaaaaaatatttttggaaataaaattacCAAGGTGGCCCTCGCCTACGTACACGGGCCAAAGCATGCGTACGTAGAAACATTCCTGTGTATGCAGCTAGGGTTTCATAAGTATaagaaagacaagttttctacaataatggctgaggtttggaatgaatcctaCATTGCCTGAGAGTCGctccaaaccccatttttccACTATAAAAAAgtcttacatggtacattttcaaaagaCATAGAAATCCCACAGAAAAAACCTAAGATTcgctagaaaatagtgaatcaaaagagagtttttcacaaaacaccctcaagtcatTATTACTTGATTAGGGCCTTTCTGGTCCCAATCCTTTGAGTTTAAAGTTTCTAATCACtgttttattgaattataatagatttgactgagagGAACGGTAAAAAATCAAGCCCAGGAGCTTTTCTTTTAAggtattctttctttcttccttttttttcattttctatctttattttttatttttaactccGTTTCTTTGTGTAGTTTAGGTTTTTATATGCTTGCTTAggttagttttgtaattttgttgttttagaGCATGCTAGATAGTTAGAATTAGGTTTTTGTTTGTGCTCTGCTTTCTGTTTC
The sequence above is drawn from the Castanea sativa cultivar Marrone di Chiusa Pesio chromosome 5, ASM4071231v1 genome and encodes:
- the LOC142635728 gene encoding cytochrome P450 71B34-like; amino-acid sequence: MELFCLSSQWLPTIFLVLFPILSLSILLKQRKVKKETNLPPGPSKLPIIGNLHQVGKLNHISLWKLSQKYGPAMFLQLGRIPTLVISSSQMAKELLKTHDTECCTRPLSIAQEKLTYNYLTLAFCPYNDSWKNMQKVFRMELLSKTRVQSFEYKRKANIAELINYITQASPNPIELSEKALSLTYSVICQIAFNKNYDEIEGSKFKAFVQESMELFGTVATSDIIPWFGGIVDALTGLPRRIEYCHRRFDSFFEKLIEEHLDPTKKKSEQDVIDVMLSLSNDEKAQFNPTKEHIKAVLMDIVLGGVDTSAITITWVMTELVRNPRVMKKVQAEIRSYIGTKPYVDESELENLQYLKMVLKETFRLHPPLALLIPLEAISHFKIGGYDINPKTRIMINVYAIGRDPKSWKNPNEFYPERFEDNAIDFRGQNFELLPFGSGRRMCPGINMAFTVVMVTLANLLYRFDWKLPNGMKREEVSVEEGIGLTIYKKLPLYLVPVIYDFEKTLDQ